A stretch of the Sphingomonas sp. CL5.1 genome encodes the following:
- a CDS encoding RluA family pseudouridine synthase translates to MLGDRVLFLDGEALVIDKPAGLPVDRPRDGAISLENHLAALTFGFRRWPQPVHRLDRDTSGCLLLSRNPKAHARFQQAFEAGAVAKRYLAVLDGVPAGEAGEIDLPLAKVSTRERGWWMTGDPKGKAARTAWRLLDTRDGRALVEFRPATGRTHQIRVHALEGLGHAVTGDPTYGAAHPAGMMLHAAGLVVPRAGKEDIAATAPWPERFARTGFDDPGA, encoded by the coding sequence ATGCTGGGCGACCGGGTGCTCTTCCTCGACGGCGAGGCGTTGGTGATCGACAAGCCCGCGGGCCTGCCGGTCGATCGGCCGCGCGACGGCGCGATCAGCCTGGAGAATCACCTCGCCGCGCTGACCTTCGGCTTCCGCCGCTGGCCGCAGCCGGTGCACCGGCTCGATCGCGACACCAGCGGCTGCCTGCTGCTGTCGCGCAACCCCAAGGCGCATGCGCGCTTCCAGCAGGCGTTCGAGGCCGGGGCGGTGGCGAAGCGCTATCTCGCGGTGCTGGACGGCGTGCCGGCGGGCGAGGCGGGCGAGATCGACCTGCCGCTCGCCAAGGTCTCCACGCGCGAGCGCGGCTGGTGGATGACGGGCGATCCGAAAGGCAAGGCGGCGCGCACCGCGTGGCGGCTGCTCGATACGCGTGACGGACGCGCGCTGGTCGAGTTCCGCCCGGCGACCGGCCGCACCCACCAGATCCGCGTCCATGCGCTGGAGGGGCTGGGCCATGCCGTCACCGGCGACCCGACCTATGGCGCGGCGCATCCGGCGGGGATGATGCTCCACGCCGCCGGACTGGTCGTGCCGCGCGCCGGCAAGGAGGATATCGCCGCGACCGCGCCGTGGCCGGAACGCTTCGCCAGGACGGGGTTCGATGATCCCGGTGCCTGA
- the wrbA gene encoding NAD(P)H:quinone oxidoreductase produces the protein MTKVLVLYYSSYGHIEQMADAMAEGARSAGAEVDIRRVPETAPAEVVKAAHFKTDTAHPMIEGPDAMAEYDAVIVGAPTRFGRMPSQMAAFWDTAGGLWARGGLIGKVGGAFTSTGSQHGGQETTLFSIITNLLHHGMTIVGLDYGFKEQMAIDKVVGGAPYGATTIAGGDGSRQPGEEELAGARYLGRRIAETAAKLKG, from the coding sequence ATGACCAAGGTTCTGGTGCTTTATTATTCGTCCTACGGCCATATCGAGCAGATGGCCGACGCGATGGCGGAAGGCGCGCGTTCGGCCGGCGCCGAGGTGGACATCCGCCGCGTTCCCGAAACCGCCCCGGCCGAAGTGGTGAAGGCCGCGCATTTCAAGACCGACACCGCGCATCCGATGATCGAGGGGCCGGACGCGATGGCCGAATATGACGCGGTGATCGTCGGCGCGCCGACCCGCTTCGGCCGGATGCCGAGCCAGATGGCGGCCTTCTGGGACACGGCAGGCGGCCTGTGGGCGCGCGGCGGGCTGATCGGCAAGGTCGGCGGCGCGTTCACGTCCACCGGCAGCCAGCACGGCGGCCAGGAGACGACGCTTTTCTCGATCATCACCAACCTGTTGCATCACGGCATGACGATCGTCGGCCTCGATTACGGCTTCAAGGAGCAGATGGCTATCGACAAGGTGGTCGGCGGCGCGCCTTATGGCGCGACGACGATCGCGGGCGGCGACGGCAGCCGCCAGCCGGGCGAGGAGGAGCTTGCCGGCGCGCGCTATCTGGGCCGCCGCATCGCCGAGACGGCGGCGAAGCTGAAGGGGTGA
- a CDS encoding GFA family protein, with product MKMPALPIEGGCRCGRVRFRISAPPLLAMACHCIGCQKMSGSAFSTSLAVPEAGFAVIAGTPVIGGMHDYPHHQHCDWCKSWVFTRLKPEMGFVNVRATMLDDARWFAPLIESYASEALPWAGTGAKYSFAQFPGPDEYPGLIAEYQSAQSSIPA from the coding sequence ATGAAAATGCCAGCCTTGCCGATCGAGGGGGGATGCCGTTGCGGCCGGGTGCGCTTCCGCATCTCCGCGCCGCCCCTGCTGGCGATGGCGTGCCATTGCATCGGTTGCCAGAAGATGAGCGGCAGCGCCTTCTCCACCTCCCTCGCCGTGCCGGAAGCGGGCTTCGCGGTAATCGCCGGCACGCCGGTGATCGGCGGGATGCACGATTATCCCCATCACCAGCATTGCGACTGGTGCAAGAGCTGGGTGTTCACCCGCCTCAAGCCCGAAATGGGCTTCGTCAATGTGCGCGCGACGATGCTGGACGACGCACGCTGGTTCGCGCCGCTGATCGAAAGCTATGCCAGCGAGGCGCTGCCCTGGGCCGGAACCGGCGCGAAATACAGTTTCGCGCAATTTCCGGGGCCAGATGAATATCCCGGATTGATCGCCGAATATCAGTCAGCCCAATCGAGCATCCCGGCATAG
- a CDS encoding M20/M25/M40 family metallo-hydrolase, whose amino-acid sequence MRIIPPLSAALLIATPAVAREAPSPRHLRDTVEKLVSFGTRHSLSSATDPRRGIGAARSWVASEFAALSKQCGGCITVERLSRRFTGTRAPDGVVIEDVLGIQKGSDPNRFVIVGGHIDSRVTDVMNTTADAPGANDDGSGVALVMEAARILSKEKFAANIVYVAFSGEEQGLWGATLLAQTAKARGWQVDAMLNNDIVGNSIGQGGVKAADHVRVFSEGIRSSENLAEQIERRAIGGEDDGPSRALAKAVHSIADGLPGGFAAAIERRPDRFGRSGDHEPFLREGYPAVRFTVAAENWDRQHQDLRTENGRVYGDTIEGMDFDYLAKVTAINVATLARLATAPAAPASATIAGALGRDTTVTWPAVPGARGYRVHWRAADRPDWTDTRDVAGATSTVLKDVPVDDHFVGVSAIGADGAESLVTFAGRATAR is encoded by the coding sequence ATGCGCATCATCCCGCCCCTTTCCGCCGCCCTGCTGATCGCCACCCCCGCCGTCGCGCGCGAGGCGCCCTCGCCTCGGCATCTGCGCGACACGGTGGAGAAGCTCGTCTCGTTCGGGACGCGACATTCGCTTTCCTCCGCGACCGATCCAAGGCGCGGGATCGGCGCGGCGCGGAGCTGGGTCGCGAGCGAGTTCGCCGCGCTCTCGAAGCAATGCGGCGGCTGCATCACGGTCGAGCGGCTGTCGCGCCGCTTCACCGGCACGCGCGCGCCGGACGGCGTGGTGATCGAGGACGTGCTCGGCATTCAGAAGGGCAGCGACCCCAACCGCTTCGTCATCGTCGGCGGCCATATCGACAGCCGCGTCACCGACGTGATGAACACCACCGCCGACGCGCCGGGCGCGAACGACGACGGCTCCGGCGTCGCGCTGGTGATGGAGGCGGCGCGCATCCTCTCGAAGGAGAAGTTCGCCGCCAATATCGTCTATGTCGCCTTCTCCGGCGAGGAGCAGGGGCTGTGGGGCGCGACGCTGCTGGCGCAGACCGCGAAGGCGCGCGGCTGGCAGGTCGACGCGATGCTCAACAACGATATCGTCGGCAATTCGATCGGGCAGGGCGGCGTCAAGGCGGCCGACCACGTCCGCGTCTTTTCAGAAGGCATCCGGTCGAGCGAGAACCTTGCCGAGCAGATCGAGCGCCGCGCGATCGGCGGCGAGGACGACGGCCCGAGCCGCGCGCTGGCCAAGGCGGTCCATAGCATCGCCGACGGCCTGCCCGGCGGCTTCGCGGCGGCGATCGAGCGCCGCCCCGACCGCTTCGGGCGCAGTGGCGACCACGAACCCTTCCTGCGCGAGGGCTATCCCGCCGTGCGCTTCACCGTCGCGGCGGAGAACTGGGACCGGCAGCATCAGGATCTGCGCACCGAGAACGGCCGCGTCTATGGCGACACGATCGAGGGGATGGATTTCGACTATCTCGCCAAGGTCACCGCGATCAACGTCGCCACGCTTGCGCGGTTGGCGACAGCCCCCGCCGCGCCGGCGAGCGCGACCATCGCCGGCGCGCTGGGGCGGGACACGACCGTCACCTGGCCGGCGGTGCCCGGCGCGCGGGGCTATCGCGTCCACTGGCGCGCCGCCGACCGGCCGGACTGGACCGACACGCGCGACGTGGCCGGCGCGACCTCGACCGTGCTGAAGGACGTGCCGGTCGACGACCATTTCGTCGGCGTCTCCGCGATCGGCGCGGACGGGGCGGAGAGCCTCGTCACCTTCGCCGGCCGCGCGACGGCAAGGTAG
- the arfB gene encoding alternative ribosome rescue aminoacyl-tRNA hydrolase ArfB gives MIPVPEEAIEERFLAATGPGGQNVNKVATACQLRVNVYALGLHPETYRRLRVLAGSRLTSGGVLVLTARRYRTQEANRADARERLAELLARAEEREARRVKTRPSRAAKARRVDEKKGRSAVKAGRGKVRLD, from the coding sequence ATGATCCCGGTGCCTGAGGAGGCGATCGAGGAACGCTTCCTCGCCGCGACCGGGCCGGGCGGGCAGAACGTCAACAAGGTCGCCACCGCCTGCCAGCTTCGCGTCAACGTCTATGCGCTCGGGCTGCATCCGGAGACCTATCGGCGGCTCAGGGTGCTGGCCGGATCGCGGCTGACGAGCGGCGGCGTGCTGGTGCTCACCGCGCGCCGCTATCGCACGCAGGAGGCGAACCGCGCCGATGCGCGCGAGCGGCTCGCCGAGCTGCTCGCGCGGGCGGAGGAGCGCGAGGCGCGGCGGGTCAAGACCAGGCCGAGCCGCGCCGCCAAGGCCCGCCGCGTCGACGAGAAGAAGGGGCGCAGCGCCGTCAAGGCCGGGCGCGGCAAGGTGCGGCTGGACTAA
- a CDS encoding pyruvate dehydrogenase complex dihydrolipoamide acetyltransferase, with translation MSIEIKMPALSPTMEEGTLAKWLVKEGDTVKAGDLMAEIETDKATMEFEAVDEGIVEKIVVVEGTDGVKVGEVIMLLSGEGEVAAPKKAAPPAEPKKAGGAAAAPAPAKADAPEAAPAPAPQVDGDRVKASPLARRIAAAKGVDLAGVAGSGPNGRIVKADVEGAKPGAAPVAAALASAAVAPAAPAQVPDIPHEATKLSNMRKTIARRLTESKQQVPHIYLTVDVRLDKLLGLRGELNASLEPRGVKLSVNDLMIKALAVALMQVPKCNVMFTPDQLVSFQRADISVAVSTPEGLITPVVTEADTASLSSISTRMKDLAARARDRKLKPEEFSGGTASLSNMGMYGIKQFEAVINPPQGMIMAVGAGEKRPYVIDDALGIATVMTATGSFDHRAIDGADGAALMEAFKALLENPLGMLA, from the coding sequence ATGTCGATCGAGATCAAGATGCCCGCGCTGTCGCCGACGATGGAGGAGGGCACGCTCGCCAAATGGCTGGTGAAAGAGGGCGACACCGTGAAGGCCGGCGACCTGATGGCCGAGATCGAGACCGACAAGGCGACGATGGAGTTCGAGGCGGTGGACGAAGGCATCGTCGAGAAGATCGTCGTCGTCGAAGGGACCGATGGCGTGAAGGTCGGCGAGGTCATCATGCTGCTCTCGGGCGAGGGCGAGGTCGCCGCGCCGAAGAAGGCGGCCCCTCCCGCCGAGCCGAAGAAGGCGGGAGGGGCCGCCGCCGCGCCCGCTCCGGCCAAGGCGGACGCTCCCGAGGCCGCGCCGGCGCCCGCGCCGCAGGTGGACGGCGATCGCGTGAAGGCCAGCCCGCTGGCGCGGCGGATCGCGGCGGCGAAGGGCGTCGATCTCGCCGGGGTCGCCGGCTCCGGCCCGAACGGGCGGATCGTGAAGGCGGATGTCGAGGGCGCGAAGCCGGGCGCGGCGCCCGTCGCCGCCGCTCTCGCATCTGCCGCGGTTGCGCCCGCCGCGCCCGCGCAGGTGCCGGATATCCCGCACGAGGCGACCAAGCTCAGCAATATGCGCAAGACGATCGCGCGCCGCCTGACCGAATCGAAGCAGCAGGTGCCGCACATCTATCTGACGGTCGACGTGCGGCTCGACAAATTGCTCGGGCTGCGCGGGGAGCTGAACGCCAGCCTCGAGCCGCGCGGCGTCAAGCTGTCGGTCAACGACCTGATGATCAAGGCGCTGGCGGTGGCGCTGATGCAGGTGCCCAAATGCAACGTGATGTTCACGCCGGACCAGCTCGTCAGCTTCCAGCGCGCGGACATCTCGGTCGCGGTCTCGACGCCCGAGGGCCTCATCACCCCCGTCGTCACCGAGGCGGACACGGCGTCGCTGTCGTCGATCTCGACGCGGATGAAGGACCTTGCCGCCCGCGCGCGCGACAGGAAGCTGAAGCCGGAGGAATTCTCCGGCGGTACCGCGTCGCTCAGCAACATGGGCATGTACGGGATCAAGCAGTTCGAGGCGGTCATCAACCCGCCGCAGGGCATGATCATGGCGGTCGGCGCGGGCGAGAAGCGGCCCTATGTGATCGACGACGCGCTCGGCATCGCCACGGTGATGACCGCGACCGGCAGCTTCGATCACCGCGCGATCGACGGCGCGGACGGCGCGGCGCTGATGGAGGCGTTCAAGGCGCTGCTCGAAAACCCGCTGGGGATGCTCGCCTGA
- a CDS encoding universal stress protein produces the protein MRIYLTVIDDTPEAEIALRFAARRAVKTGGGVEILALVPKQEFIAFAGVQATIEEEARLHAEGLVARAAGTLIEEAGLRPSLTVRQGDGPKIIREMIAANPDISALVLGAATSGAPGPLVAHFASDLSALSVPLMIVPGNLDQEAIDRLS, from the coding sequence ATGCGCATCTACCTGACCGTGATCGACGATACGCCGGAGGCCGAGATCGCGCTGCGCTTCGCCGCGCGGCGCGCGGTGAAGACCGGCGGCGGGGTGGAGATTCTCGCGCTGGTGCCGAAGCAGGAGTTCATCGCCTTCGCCGGCGTGCAGGCGACGATTGAGGAGGAGGCCCGGCTCCATGCCGAGGGGCTGGTGGCGCGCGCCGCCGGCACGCTGATCGAGGAAGCGGGCCTGCGCCCCTCGCTCACCGTGCGGCAGGGCGACGGGCCGAAGATCATCCGCGAGATGATCGCCGCCAATCCGGACATCTCGGCGCTGGTGCTCGGCGCGGCGACCAGCGGCGCGCCCGGCCCGCTGGTGGCGCATTTCGCCAGCGACCTCAGCGCGCTGTCGGTGCCGCTGATGATCGTCCCCGGCAACCTCGATCAGGAAGCGATCGACCGGCTGAGTTGA
- a CDS encoding M15 family metallopeptidase, producing MTWRGFLLLFLLVASPVEAQVCGGASAIVMSDGRALGHLPYGDVASRDLVAAPPGVAILGTCRLRPEAMAALQRLLAAAAGDPKVEGRLYALSCHRSIESQEATFCKPRAEASDGARSISVAPPGHSEHGTGYALDFTVRPADGCRDAEACMAARPAFRWLRENAPHFGFELSFPPGNVQHVKWEPWHWRWVGASANEPGAARARFIFARARREFPADPAIR from the coding sequence ATGACATGGCGCGGCTTTCTCCTCCTTTTCCTCCTCGTCGCGTCGCCGGTGGAGGCGCAGGTGTGCGGCGGCGCCAGCGCGATCGTGATGAGCGACGGCCGCGCGCTGGGGCATCTTCCTTATGGCGATGTCGCGAGCCGCGATCTGGTCGCCGCGCCGCCGGGGGTGGCGATCCTCGGCACCTGCCGGCTGCGGCCGGAGGCGATGGCCGCGCTCCAGCGGCTGCTCGCGGCGGCGGCGGGCGATCCGAAGGTGGAAGGGCGGCTCTACGCGCTATCCTGCCATCGCTCGATCGAATCGCAGGAGGCGACCTTCTGCAAGCCGCGCGCCGAGGCGAGCGACGGCGCCCGCTCGATCTCGGTCGCGCCGCCGGGGCATAGCGAGCATGGCACCGGCTATGCGCTGGACTTCACGGTGCGCCCGGCGGACGGCTGCCGCGACGCGGAGGCGTGCATGGCGGCCAGGCCCGCCTTCCGCTGGCTGCGCGAGAACGCGCCGCACTTCGGCTTCGAGCTGTCCTTCCCGCCCGGCAACGTGCAGCATGTGAAGTGGGAGCCGTGGCACTGGCGCTGGGTCGGCGCCAGCGCGAACGAGCCGGGCGCGGCCCGCGCGCGCTTCATCTTCGCGCGGGCGCGCCGCGAGTTCCCGGCCGATCCGGCGATCAGATAG
- a CDS encoding RcnB family protein produces the protein MRRLILSVAALALIGGADAAFAQRVEVAGPGGAQAAPAPPLVPPARESRWGAGPDGRWWGGGGAPGGWSAYRRPERGRRLPSYWVSPQWYVADWADYGLPAPPYGYSWSRYYDDAVLLDRRGRVYDAMRGVHWDGPDQGMPLPPPTVVHRPDGVTVVTTSTSGGTPGYYAGGYYYPGPTVTTISIQSAPRVARAGGGYGDAVTYTTRPAPVVRHKRKRRTRR, from the coding sequence ATGCGCAGGCTGATCCTGTCCGTCGCCGCGCTGGCCCTGATCGGCGGGGCGGATGCCGCTTTCGCGCAGCGGGTGGAGGTCGCCGGGCCGGGCGGCGCTCAGGCGGCGCCCGCGCCGCCGCTGGTTCCGCCAGCCCGCGAGTCGCGCTGGGGCGCCGGCCCCGACGGCCGCTGGTGGGGCGGCGGCGGCGCGCCCGGCGGCTGGAGCGCCTATCGCCGGCCGGAGCGCGGGCGGCGGCTGCCGTCCTATTGGGTCTCGCCGCAATGGTATGTCGCCGACTGGGCGGATTACGGCCTGCCGGCGCCGCCTTATGGCTATAGCTGGTCGCGCTATTATGACGACGCGGTGCTGCTCGACCGGCGCGGACGGGTCTATGACGCGATGCGCGGGGTGCATTGGGACGGGCCGGATCAGGGCATGCCTCTGCCGCCGCCCACGGTGGTGCATCGTCCGGACGGCGTGACGGTGGTGACGACCAGCACCTCGGGCGGGACGCCGGGCTATTATGCCGGCGGCTATTATTATCCCGGCCCGACCGTGACGACGATCTCGATCCAGAGCGCGCCGCGTGTCGCTCGCGCCGGGGGCGGATATGGCGATGCCGTCACCTATACCACCCGGCCCGCGCCGGTCGTCCGGCACAAGCGCAAGCGCCGGACGCGGCGTTAG
- a CDS encoding pirin family protein — translation MTDTIINSGIKSGGIERRAFDTLGHADHGWLDARHHFSFADYHDPGRMGWGAIRVWNDDRIAPQTGFPPHPHRDMEIITYVRSGAITHQDSMGNRGRTAAGDVQVMSAGSGVRHAEYNLEDEAATLFQIWIMPRATGGSPSWGAKPFPKGDRSGRFVTLASGFAEDADALPIRADARVLGATLKAGESLTYDLGEGRHAYLVPATGRITIDGESFAARDGAALSGGRSFTIVAQDDAEIVLVDSE, via the coding sequence ATGACCGACACTATCATCAATTCCGGCATCAAATCCGGCGGTATCGAGCGCCGCGCGTTCGACACGCTCGGCCACGCCGATCACGGCTGGCTCGACGCGCGTCATCATTTCTCCTTCGCCGACTATCACGATCCGGGCCGCATGGGCTGGGGGGCGATCCGCGTGTGGAACGACGACCGGATCGCGCCGCAGACCGGCTTCCCGCCGCATCCGCACCGCGACATGGAGATCATCACCTATGTCCGCAGCGGGGCGATCACCCATCAGGATTCGATGGGCAATCGCGGCCGCACGGCGGCGGGCGACGTGCAGGTGATGAGCGCCGGCTCCGGCGTGCGCCACGCCGAATATAACCTGGAGGACGAGGCGGCGACGCTGTTCCAGATCTGGATCATGCCTCGCGCGACCGGCGGCAGCCCGAGCTGGGGCGCCAAGCCCTTTCCCAAGGGCGACCGTTCCGGCCGCTTCGTCACGCTGGCGAGCGGCTTCGCGGAGGATGCGGACGCGCTGCCGATCCGCGCCGACGCCCGCGTGCTGGGCGCGACGCTGAAGGCGGGCGAATCGCTCACCTATGATCTGGGCGAGGGGCGGCATGCCTATCTCGTCCCCGCCACCGGGCGGATCACGATCGACGGCGAGTCGTTCGCCGCGCGCGACGGCGCGGCGCTCTCCGGTGGCCGTTCTTTCACGATCGTCGCGCAGGATGACGCGGAAATCGTGCTGGTCGATTCGGAATAA
- a CDS encoding LysR family transcriptional regulator, translating into MRLPDLEAWATFATVADHSSFSAAAAAMGVSKATVSKTVARLEASLGQSLFHRTSRRLTLTEAGKPLAERARRMLAEAVAAEEAAHDAASAPAGRVRLAAPMTFGVTNVAPLIAEFLGEYPGIEIELALSDARVDIVAEGFDVALRIADLPDSSLRARRLCSIASHIAAAPAYLERYGTPRHPGELGAHRLLGYTNITGPWRFRGPGGAEVAVRAEGPLAANSGDALMPALIAGIGIARLPDFILGDALAGGQVVEILPEWRPAPVGLHLLTPPSPLRPARVEALIAFLAERLRD; encoded by the coding sequence ATGCGGCTACCCGACCTCGAAGCATGGGCGACCTTCGCCACCGTGGCGGATCACAGCTCGTTCAGCGCCGCCGCCGCCGCGATGGGCGTGTCAAAGGCGACGGTGTCCAAGACGGTCGCGCGGCTGGAGGCATCGCTCGGCCAGTCGCTGTTCCACCGCACCTCGCGCCGGCTGACGCTGACCGAGGCGGGCAAGCCGCTCGCCGAGCGCGCGCGGCGGATGCTGGCGGAGGCGGTGGCGGCGGAGGAAGCCGCGCACGACGCCGCCTCCGCGCCCGCCGGGCGGGTGCGGCTCGCCGCGCCGATGACCTTCGGCGTCACCAATGTCGCGCCGCTGATCGCCGAGTTCCTCGGCGAGTATCCGGGGATCGAGATCGAGCTGGCGCTGTCCGACGCGCGGGTCGACATCGTCGCGGAGGGGTTCGATGTGGCACTGCGCATCGCCGACCTGCCGGACAGCTCGCTGCGCGCGCGGCGGCTGTGCAGCATCGCCAGCCATATCGCCGCCGCGCCGGCCTATCTGGAGCGATACGGCACGCCGCGCCATCCGGGGGAATTGGGCGCGCACCGGCTGCTCGGCTATACCAACATCACCGGTCCATGGCGCTTTCGCGGGCCGGGCGGCGCGGAGGTGGCGGTGCGCGCGGAGGGGCCGCTCGCGGCCAACAGCGGCGACGCGCTGATGCCCGCGCTGATCGCCGGGATCGGCATCGCGCGGCTGCCCGACTTCATCCTCGGCGACGCGCTGGCAGGCGGGCAGGTGGTGGAGATATTGCCCGAATGGCGGCCCGCGCCGGTCGGCCTGCACCTGCTCACCCCGCCCAGCCCGTTGCGTCCGGCGCGGGTGGAGGCGCTGATCGCCTTCCTCGCCGAACGGCTGCGCGATTGA
- a CDS encoding GAF domain-containing protein, with protein sequence MYHFDIAAGSKAELYRELAAALDALTAGEPDAIANMANAAALLWQYLPDLNWAGFYRMAGDELVLGPFQGKPACIRIPLGTGVCGTAAETRRTQLVADVNAFAGHIACDAASASELVVPIVTGERLIGVLDLDSPHAGRFDGEDAAGCEALAALLADRLA encoded by the coding sequence ATGTATCATTTCGACATCGCCGCCGGCTCCAAGGCCGAATTGTATCGCGAGCTTGCCGCCGCGCTCGATGCGCTGACCGCCGGTGAGCCGGATGCGATCGCCAACATGGCCAATGCGGCGGCGCTGCTGTGGCAATATCTGCCCGATCTCAACTGGGCCGGCTTCTATCGCATGGCCGGGGACGAGCTGGTGCTGGGGCCGTTCCAGGGAAAGCCGGCGTGCATCCGCATCCCGCTCGGAACGGGAGTATGCGGCACGGCGGCGGAGACGCGGCGGACGCAGCTCGTGGCGGACGTCAACGCCTTCGCCGGCCATATCGCCTGCGACGCGGCGAGCGCATCCGAACTGGTGGTGCCGATCGTCACCGGGGAGCGGCTGATCGGGGTGCTCGATCTCGACAGCCCGCATGCCGGGCGGTTTGACGGCGAGGATGCGGCCGGATGCGAGGCGCTGGCCGCGTTGCTCGCCGACCGTCTCGCCTGA
- the lpdA gene encoding dihydrolipoyl dehydrogenase, translated as MADTYDLIVLGSGPGGYVAAIRAAQLGLKTAIVERENLGGICLNWGCIPTKALLRSAEVFHQMKHAKDYGLVAEKISADLDAVVKRSRGVAKQLNQGVTHLMKKNRIAVHMGEGRLTGKGKLTVTGADGKKAELAAKHIILATGARARDLPFAKADGKRIWTYRHAMTPAEMPTKLLVIGSGAIGIEFASFYNDLGAEVTVVEMLDRIVPVEDADVSAFLEKALAKQGMKIMTGAGIAKLDAGANGVKATLKDKAGKESVAEFSHVIVAVGIVPNTEDIGLKELGVAVDERGFLKTDAMCRTNVDGLWAIGDITAPPWLAHKASHEGVIAAEAIAGKHPHAMDPRNIPACTYCHPQIASVGLTEAKAKEAGYEVKVGNFPFIGNGKAIALGEPEGFIKTVFDARTGELLGAHMIGAEVTELIQGYTIGKTLETTEAELIETVFPHPTLSEMMHESVLAAYGRALHI; from the coding sequence ATGGCTGACACCTACGACCTCATCGTGCTCGGTTCCGGGCCGGGCGGCTATGTCGCGGCGATCCGCGCCGCGCAGCTCGGCCTGAAGACCGCGATCGTCGAGCGCGAGAATCTCGGCGGCATCTGCCTCAACTGGGGCTGCATCCCGACCAAGGCGCTGCTGCGCTCGGCCGAGGTGTTCCACCAGATGAAGCACGCGAAGGATTACGGGCTGGTCGCGGAGAAAATCTCCGCCGATCTCGACGCGGTGGTGAAGCGCTCGCGCGGGGTGGCGAAGCAGCTCAATCAGGGCGTGACGCACCTGATGAAGAAGAACAGGATCGCCGTCCACATGGGCGAAGGCCGGCTGACGGGCAAGGGCAAGCTCACCGTCACCGGGGCGGACGGCAAGAAGGCCGAGCTGGCCGCGAAGCACATCATCCTTGCCACCGGCGCGCGGGCGCGCGACCTGCCCTTCGCCAAGGCGGACGGCAAGCGCATCTGGACCTATCGCCACGCGATGACGCCCGCCGAGATGCCGACCAAGCTGCTGGTGATCGGCTCCGGCGCGATCGGGATCGAGTTCGCCAGCTTCTACAACGATCTCGGCGCCGAGGTGACGGTGGTCGAGATGCTCGACCGCATCGTGCCGGTCGAGGATGCGGACGTGTCGGCCTTCTTGGAGAAGGCGCTGGCGAAGCAGGGCATGAAGATCATGACCGGCGCGGGCATCGCGAAGCTCGACGCGGGCGCGAACGGCGTCAAGGCGACGCTGAAGGACAAGGCCGGCAAGGAAAGCGTGGCCGAGTTCAGCCATGTCATCGTCGCGGTCGGCATCGTGCCGAACACCGAGGATATCGGGCTGAAGGAGCTGGGCGTCGCGGTGGACGAGCGCGGCTTCCTCAAGACCGATGCGATGTGCCGCACCAATGTCGATGGCCTGTGGGCGATCGGCGACATCACCGCGCCGCCGTGGCTGGCGCACAAGGCGAGCCACGAGGGCGTGATCGCGGCGGAGGCGATCGCGGGCAAGCATCCACACGCGATGGACCCGAGGAACATCCCCGCCTGCACCTATTGCCACCCGCAGATCGCCAGCGTCGGCCTGACCGAGGCGAAGGCGAAGGAGGCGGGTTACGAGGTGAAGGTCGGCAACTTCCCGTTCATCGGCAACGGCAAGGCGATCGCGCTGGGCGAGCCGGAAGGCTTCATCAAGACGGTGTTCGACGCCAGGACCGGCGAACTGCTCGGCGCGCACATGATCGGCGCGGAGGTGACCGAGCTGATCCAGGGCTATACGATCGGCAAGACGCTGGAGACGACCGAGGCGGAACTGATCGAGACGGTCTTCCCGCATCCCACCCTGTCCGAGATGATGCACGAGAGCGTGCTGGCTGCCTACGGCCGGGCGCTGCACATCTGA